Proteins from one Caulobacter sp. X genomic window:
- a CDS encoding TolC family protein yields MRILPLLAGLSLASVAHAAPLTYAQSLDAAAANAPALRAAALQVEAAKASAKAAGALPDPKLAVGLDNFPVSGPPAGRFGTDEMTMGRVGFSQDMPSAAKRHARIGRAEADIVAAGAEGAVEARQVRVATALAWIQLLYAQRKLAALDGVVAQLAPLWDAAPSGVASGRSRPAQALEAAQMRAALEDRRSEAVSELGRARAMLARWTGDADPQAVGQGPDLDLAPASLRAAIDRNPAVLAKDAAALQAQADVALAKADKRPDWSWEVAYQRRDPMFGDMVSAGVSISLPLWGKSRQDPMIAARAASAGRADAEREDTHRALAAQLEADLADHVMHHEQWLRARDTLLPLAKQKAQLETAAYGAGTAGLPDVLTAFSGLADAQLTTLDREAAVALDAARLTLTYGNDQ; encoded by the coding sequence ATGCGTATTCTCCCCCTTCTGGCCGGGCTGAGCTTGGCGAGCGTCGCCCACGCCGCGCCCCTGACCTACGCCCAGAGCCTCGACGCGGCCGCGGCCAATGCGCCGGCGCTGCGCGCCGCGGCCCTGCAGGTCGAGGCCGCCAAGGCCTCGGCCAAGGCGGCCGGCGCCCTGCCCGATCCCAAGCTCGCCGTCGGCCTCGACAACTTCCCAGTCTCGGGTCCGCCGGCCGGTCGGTTCGGCACCGACGAGATGACCATGGGCCGGGTCGGCTTCAGCCAGGACATGCCCAGCGCCGCAAAGCGCCACGCGCGGATCGGCCGCGCCGAGGCCGACATCGTCGCGGCGGGCGCCGAGGGCGCGGTCGAGGCCCGCCAGGTCCGTGTCGCCACGGCGCTCGCCTGGATCCAACTGCTCTATGCCCAGCGCAAACTCGCTGCGCTCGATGGGGTGGTCGCCCAGCTGGCCCCGCTGTGGGACGCCGCGCCGTCCGGCGTCGCCTCGGGACGATCAAGGCCGGCCCAGGCGCTGGAGGCGGCCCAGATGCGCGCCGCCCTGGAAGACCGCCGCAGCGAAGCTGTCTCCGAACTGGGGCGCGCCCGCGCCATGCTGGCCCGCTGGACGGGCGACGCCGATCCACAGGCCGTTGGCCAGGGGCCCGATCTCGACCTTGCCCCTGCCAGTCTCAGGGCGGCGATCGATCGCAATCCCGCCGTGCTGGCGAAAGACGCCGCCGCCCTTCAGGCCCAGGCCGATGTCGCCCTGGCCAAGGCCGACAAGCGCCCCGACTGGAGTTGGGAGGTGGCCTATCAGCGCCGCGACCCGATGTTCGGCGACATGGTCTCGGCCGGGGTCAGCATCAGCCTGCCGCTGTGGGGCAAGAGCCGCCAGGACCCGATGATCGCGGCGCGCGCCGCCAGCGCCGGCCGCGCAGACGCCGAGCGTGAGGACACGCACCGGGCGCTGGCCGCTCAGCTCGAAGCCGATCTCGCCGACCACGTCATGCACCACGAGCAATGGCTGCGGGCCCGCGACACGCTGCTGCCGCTGGCCAAGCAAAAGGCTCAGCTGGAGACCGCCGCCTATGGCGCCGGCACGGCCGGTCTGCCCGATGTGCTGACCGCGTTCTCTGGCCTGGCCGACGCCCAGCTCACCACCCTCGATCGCGAGGCCGCCGTTGCCCTCGACGCCGCCCGCCTGACCCTGACCTACGGAAACGACCAATGA
- a CDS encoding DUF305 domain-containing protein, which yields MAEHHAPKDHQHHRPYLRLAAMTVLSFLAMYVLMYAMVDRAANIHPSFNQAYMAGLMTAPMVMLELVLMGMMYPRKGLNRGLVASSLVIGVLCFAAIRQQWLVGDREFLRSMIPHHAGAILMCGRAPVKDPEIRSLCATIIKGQQQEIDQMSAMLAPLR from the coding sequence ATGGCCGAGCACCACGCGCCCAAAGACCATCAACACCACAGGCCCTACCTGCGCCTGGCCGCCATGACCGTGCTGTCGTTCCTGGCCATGTATGTCCTGATGTACGCCATGGTCGACAGGGCCGCGAACATCCATCCAAGCTTCAACCAGGCCTACATGGCCGGCCTGATGACCGCGCCGATGGTCATGCTCGAACTCGTGCTCATGGGCATGATGTATCCGCGCAAGGGCCTCAACCGCGGCTTGGTCGCGTCCAGCCTCGTCATCGGGGTCTTGTGCTTTGCGGCCATTCGCCAGCAGTGGCTGGTCGGCGACCGCGAGTTCCTGCGCTCGATGATCCCGCATCACGCTGGCGCGATCCTGATGTGCGGACGCGCGCCGGTGAAGGATCCTGAGATCCGCAGCCTTTGCGCCACGATCATCAAGGGCCAGCAGCAGGAGATCGACCAGATGAGCGCCATGCTCGCGCCCCTTCGCTGA
- a CDS encoding isoprenylcysteine carboxylmethyltransferase family protein, which produces MTHPGYGYGLWGLALVNAAVFILFAFSFFKPATGRDWRSFGAFSAFIVALFAEMYGFPLTIFLLSGWLQSRFPSVDWWSHDAGHLLEMMFGWRVNPHFGPFHIASFVLIGTGFWLISVGWVALHARQRHRELATTGVYARVRHPQYAGFILVMLGFLLQWPTLLTLAMFPVLVVMYVRLARHEEQAALAQFGDAYRDYRARVPAFIPRWPLR; this is translated from the coding sequence ATGACCCATCCCGGTTACGGCTACGGCCTCTGGGGACTGGCTTTGGTCAACGCCGCCGTCTTCATCCTGTTCGCGTTCAGCTTCTTCAAGCCCGCGACCGGCCGCGACTGGCGCAGCTTCGGCGCGTTCAGCGCCTTTATCGTCGCCCTGTTCGCCGAGATGTACGGCTTCCCCCTGACCATCTTCCTGCTCTCGGGATGGCTGCAGTCGCGTTTTCCCAGTGTCGACTGGTGGAGCCACGACGCCGGCCACCTGCTGGAGATGATGTTCGGCTGGCGGGTCAATCCCCACTTCGGACCGTTCCATATCGCCAGCTTCGTGCTGATCGGGACCGGGTTCTGGCTGATCTCGGTCGGCTGGGTGGCGCTGCACGCCCGTCAGCGCCACCGGGAGCTGGCCACCACGGGGGTCTACGCCAGGGTGCGCCATCCCCAGTACGCCGGCTTCATCCTGGTGATGCTAGGCTTCCTGCTGCAGTGGCCCACGCTGTTGACGCTGGCGATGTTCCCCGTGCTGGTGGTGATGTACGTCCGCCTGGCCCGTCACGAGGAGCAGGCGGCGCTGGCGCAGTTCGGCGACGCCTATCGCGACTACAGGGCGCGGGTTCCCGCCTTCATCCCCCGCTGGCCGTTGCGTTGA
- a CDS encoding efflux RND transporter permease subunit: protein MIAALIRWSVANRFFVLLGALALIVAGGLAVRSTSIDALPDLSDTQVIIRTSYPGQAPQLVENQVTYPLATTMLSVPGAKTVRGYSFFGDSFVYVIFDDKTDLYWARSRVLEYLNQVQSRLPESARPALGPDATGVGWVYEYALVDKTGGHDLSQLRSLQDWFLRYELKALPGVAEVSAIGGMVREYQVVLDPQKLASFGVTHQQVVAALKGANAETGGSVLELGEAEYMVRATGYLKTIEDFQAVPFRTAAGGIPVRLGDVATIQVGPEMRRGIAELNGQGEVAGGVVILRSGENARTTIAAVKAKLTELKKSLPPGVEVVTTYDRSGLIDRAVHNLTGKLLEEFLVVALVCALFLGHLRSALVAIISLPLGVLAAFLVMKSQGVDANIMSLGGIAIAIGAMVDAAVVMIENAHKKLERWAHEHPGETLAGETRWKVITEAAAEVGPALFFSLLIITLSFIPVFTLQAQEGRLFRPLAFTKTYAMAAAAVLSVTLIPVLMGYLIRGRIPDEASNPINRVLTAAYRPLLDRVMHRPRTTLVVALLAFATTAWPLAHLGGEFMPNMDEGDLLYMPSALPGLSAAKAGQLLQQTDRMIKTVPEVDSVFGKAGRAESATDPAPLEMFETTIRFKPRDQWRLGMTPDKLVAELDQRVRVPGLTNVWVPPIRNRIDMLATGIKSPIGVKVSGANLAELDRIAREVEGVAKSVPGVSSALAERLTGGRYVDVRIDRAAAARFGLNIDDVQSIVSGAIGGETIGQTVEGLARYPISVRYPRELRDSLEGLRALPVLTPGGAQITLGTVAQVQIADGPPMLKSENGRPTTWVYVDVRGRDLASVVGDLRQAVTQKVRLSPGVSVSYSGQFEYLQRAADRLKIVVPATLLIIFVLLYVIFRRFDEAGLIMATLPFALTGGIWTLYLAGFHQSVATGVGFIALAGVSAEFGVVMLIYLKHAMDALGPNPTPDQVEAAVREGALLRVRPKAMTVAVILAGLAPILWGHGAGSEVMSRIAAPMIGGMLTAPLLSMFVIPAGYLLLRRRQARPPASASTSA from the coding sequence ATGATCGCCGCCCTGATCCGCTGGTCGGTCGCCAACCGCTTCTTCGTGCTGCTGGGCGCCCTGGCGCTGATCGTGGCCGGCGGCCTGGCCGTGCGCTCGACCTCGATCGACGCCTTGCCCGACCTCTCCGACACCCAGGTGATCATCCGCACCAGCTATCCGGGCCAAGCCCCGCAACTGGTCGAAAACCAAGTCACCTATCCCTTGGCCACCACCATGCTGTCGGTGCCCGGAGCCAAGACCGTGCGCGGCTATTCGTTCTTCGGCGACAGCTTCGTCTACGTGATCTTCGACGACAAGACCGACCTCTACTGGGCCCGATCGCGGGTCTTGGAATATCTCAACCAGGTTCAGTCGCGCCTGCCCGAAAGCGCCCGCCCAGCCCTAGGTCCCGACGCCACAGGGGTCGGCTGGGTCTATGAGTACGCCTTGGTCGACAAGACCGGCGGCCACGACCTCAGCCAGCTGCGCTCGTTGCAGGACTGGTTCCTGCGCTATGAGCTGAAGGCCCTGCCGGGCGTAGCCGAGGTCTCGGCGATCGGCGGCATGGTGCGCGAGTATCAGGTCGTGCTCGATCCGCAGAAGCTGGCCAGCTTCGGGGTCACGCACCAACAGGTCGTCGCCGCGCTGAAGGGCGCCAACGCCGAGACCGGCGGTTCGGTGCTGGAGCTGGGCGAGGCCGAGTACATGGTCCGCGCCACCGGCTATCTGAAGACGATTGAGGACTTCCAGGCCGTGCCGTTCAGGACGGCGGCCGGCGGGATCCCCGTGCGTCTCGGGGACGTGGCCACGATCCAGGTCGGCCCGGAGATGCGACGCGGCATCGCCGAACTCAACGGTCAAGGCGAGGTGGCCGGTGGGGTGGTGATCTTGCGCTCCGGCGAAAACGCCCGCACCACGATCGCGGCGGTGAAGGCCAAGCTGACCGAGCTGAAGAAGAGCCTGCCGCCCGGCGTCGAGGTGGTCACCACCTACGACCGCTCGGGCCTGATCGACCGCGCCGTCCATAACCTGACCGGCAAGCTCCTGGAGGAATTCCTGGTCGTCGCCCTGGTCTGCGCCCTGTTCCTGGGCCACCTGCGTTCGGCCCTGGTGGCGATCATCTCGCTGCCGCTGGGCGTCCTGGCCGCCTTTCTGGTCATGAAGAGCCAGGGCGTCGACGCCAACATCATGTCGCTGGGTGGCATCGCCATCGCCATAGGAGCCATGGTCGACGCGGCCGTGGTGATGATCGAGAACGCCCACAAGAAGCTGGAGCGATGGGCCCACGAGCATCCGGGTGAGACCCTGGCTGGCGAGACCCGCTGGAAGGTGATCACCGAGGCCGCCGCCGAGGTCGGTCCGGCGCTGTTCTTCAGCCTGTTGATCATCACCCTGTCGTTCATCCCGGTCTTCACACTACAAGCGCAGGAAGGCCGGCTCTTCCGCCCCCTGGCCTTCACCAAGACCTACGCCATGGCGGCGGCGGCCGTCCTGTCGGTGACCTTGATCCCGGTGCTGATGGGCTATTTGATCCGGGGCCGTATCCCCGACGAGGCGTCCAATCCGATCAACCGCGTGCTGACGGCGGCTTATCGCCCGCTGCTGGACCGGGTGATGCATCGCCCCAGGACGACGCTTGTGGTCGCGCTTCTGGCCTTTGCCACCACCGCTTGGCCGCTGGCCCATCTGGGCGGGGAGTTCATGCCCAACATGGACGAAGGCGACCTGCTCTATATGCCCTCGGCCCTGCCGGGCCTGTCGGCCGCCAAGGCCGGACAGCTCCTCCAGCAGACCGACCGGATGATTAAGACCGTACCGGAGGTCGACAGCGTGTTCGGCAAGGCCGGCCGCGCCGAGAGCGCCACCGATCCGGCCCCGCTGGAGATGTTCGAGACCACCATCCGCTTCAAGCCGCGCGACCAGTGGCGGCTGGGCATGACGCCCGACAAGTTGGTCGCCGAGCTCGACCAGCGCGTACGCGTCCCGGGCCTCACCAATGTCTGGGTGCCGCCGATCCGCAACCGTATCGACATGCTGGCCACCGGCATCAAGAGCCCGATCGGGGTCAAGGTGTCGGGGGCCAACCTGGCGGAACTCGACCGCATCGCGCGCGAAGTCGAGGGCGTGGCCAAGAGCGTTCCCGGGGTCAGTTCGGCCTTGGCCGAGCGGCTGACCGGCGGGCGTTATGTCGACGTCCGCATCGACCGGGCCGCCGCCGCGCGGTTCGGGCTCAACATCGATGACGTCCAATCGATCGTCTCCGGCGCGATCGGCGGCGAGACCATCGGCCAGACGGTCGAGGGCCTGGCGCGCTATCCGATCAGTGTCCGCTATCCGCGTGAACTGAGGGATAGCCTGGAAGGCCTGCGGGCCCTGCCGGTGCTGACGCCCGGCGGCGCCCAGATCACCCTGGGCACGGTGGCGCAGGTCCAGATCGCCGACGGGCCGCCGATGCTCAAGAGCGAGAACGGCCGACCCACGACCTGGGTCTATGTCGACGTTCGAGGCCGTGACCTGGCTTCGGTCGTCGGCGACCTGCGCCAAGCAGTGACCCAGAAGGTGCGGCTCTCGCCCGGCGTCAGCGTCTCCTACTCGGGGCAGTTCGAATATCTGCAGCGGGCCGCCGACCGGCTGAAGATCGTCGTGCCGGCCACCCTGCTGATCATCTTCGTGCTGCTCTACGTGATCTTCCGTCGCTTCGACGAAGCGGGGCTGATTATGGCTACCTTGCCGTTCGCCCTGACCGGCGGGATTTGGACGCTGTACCTGGCAGGCTTCCATCAGTCGGTGGCCACCGGCGTCGGGTTCATCGCCCTGGCCGGGGTCTCGGCCGAGTTCGGGGTGGTGATGCTGATCTATCTCAAGCACGCCATGGACGCCCTGGGTCCCAACCCCACGCCCGACCAGGTCGAGGCCGCCGTACGAGAAGGCGCCCTGCTGCGGGTGCGGCCCAAGGCCATGACCGTGGCCGTGATCCTGGCGGGTCTGGCGCCGATCCTCTGGGGTCATGGCGCGGGTTCCGAAGTGATGAGCCGCATCGCCGCCCCGATGATCGGCGGCATGCTCACCGCGCCGCTGCTGTCGATGTTCGTGATCCCGGCCGGCTACCTGCTGCTGCGCCGCCGCCAGGCCCGCCCCCCCGCTTCTGCTTCCACTTCAGCCTAG
- a CDS encoding MFS transporter permease — translation MSWTALTAAASAVLAWAACCILPMSLALAGLGLGGLGWIAGQRAWLTLLALGAIGAGWALTWRRARRCRIDNACAAPSRLEVGLLGAATLLVVLAMLWQPIIEPWALGLIRNARR, via the coding sequence TTGAGCTGGACCGCGCTGACAGCGGCGGCCAGTGCGGTGCTGGCCTGGGCGGCTTGCTGCATTTTGCCGATGTCCCTGGCGCTGGCGGGCCTGGGCTTGGGCGGTCTTGGCTGGATCGCGGGTCAGCGCGCTTGGCTCACCCTTCTGGCGCTGGGCGCCATCGGCGCGGGCTGGGCCCTGACCTGGCGACGGGCGCGGAGGTGTCGGATCGACAACGCCTGCGCTGCCCCCTCGCGGCTGGAGGTGGGTCTGTTGGGCGCGGCCACCCTTCTCGTCGTCCTTGCCATGCTCTGGCAGCCGATCATCGAACCTTGGGCCCTGGGCCTGATCCGGAATGCGCGCCGATGA
- a CDS encoding efflux RND transporter periplasmic adaptor subunit, which translates to MTPSPSMKALLAGAAALVVLAGAGGYGLARLTAKPAMSQPSADDRKVLYWYDPMVPAQHFDKPGKSPFMDMQLVPKYAGEAEAGGSAAGVRIDPSAAQNLGFRLATVEEGALSSGLTATGIVDFNQRDVAVVQARSGGFVQRVYGRAPGDVIAAGAPLADLLVPEWGGAQAEYLAVRRTGDAALTAAARQRLRLLGMPDGVVAGLDRDGRPRTTITVTAPLGGVISKLDVRAGMTVALGQTLAEINGLSKVWVTAAVPEAQAGQLRPGQGVGVTLAAYPGETLRGTVQAVLPQAQGDSRTLQARIELPNRDGRLKPGMFATVAFDATTRTTLLVPSEAVIRTGARNVVMRASDGGRYQAVEVRTGREAGGRTEVLAGLSSGQRIIASGQFLIDSEASLAGLQVQPLPASGPPASPSDMSMAKPMTPAKPALAEAVGRVEQVTKDGVTLSHGPVPAIGWPAMTMTFRADPMLLKGLKVGDQVSFAFDPPPADPTVRRIAKIGGGA; encoded by the coding sequence ATGACCCCGTCCCCCTCGATGAAGGCGCTGCTCGCGGGCGCCGCCGCCCTGGTCGTCCTGGCTGGAGCCGGTGGCTACGGCCTGGCCCGCCTGACCGCCAAGCCGGCGATGTCGCAACCCTCGGCCGACGACCGCAAGGTCCTTTACTGGTACGACCCGATGGTCCCGGCCCAGCACTTCGACAAGCCGGGCAAGTCGCCGTTCATGGACATGCAGCTGGTGCCCAAATACGCCGGCGAAGCCGAGGCAGGCGGTTCGGCGGCGGGCGTGCGCATCGATCCGTCGGCCGCACAGAACCTGGGCTTCCGGCTGGCGACCGTGGAGGAAGGCGCGCTTTCCAGCGGCTTGACCGCCACCGGGATCGTCGACTTTAACCAACGCGACGTCGCCGTGGTCCAGGCCCGCAGCGGCGGGTTCGTGCAGCGGGTCTACGGCCGCGCGCCCGGCGACGTGATCGCCGCCGGTGCGCCGCTGGCCGACCTGCTGGTTCCCGAATGGGGCGGCGCCCAGGCCGAATACCTCGCCGTCCGGCGCACCGGCGACGCGGCCCTGACCGCCGCCGCCCGCCAGCGCCTGCGCCTCTTGGGTATGCCCGACGGCGTCGTCGCCGGTCTCGACCGCGACGGTCGGCCACGCACGACGATCACCGTCACCGCGCCCTTGGGCGGGGTGATCTCCAAGCTCGACGTGCGGGCGGGCATGACCGTGGCCTTGGGCCAGACCCTGGCCGAGATCAACGGCCTCTCGAAGGTCTGGGTCACGGCCGCCGTGCCTGAGGCGCAGGCCGGCCAGCTGCGTCCTGGCCAGGGCGTCGGCGTCACCCTGGCGGCCTATCCGGGCGAGACCTTGCGCGGGACGGTCCAGGCCGTGCTCCCGCAGGCTCAAGGCGACAGCCGCACCTTGCAGGCGCGGATCGAACTGCCCAACCGCGACGGCCGCCTCAAGCCCGGCATGTTCGCCACCGTCGCCTTCGACGCGACGACCCGCACCACCTTGCTGGTCCCATCCGAGGCGGTGATCCGCACCGGCGCGCGCAACGTCGTGATGCGGGCCTCGGACGGCGGCCGCTACCAGGCCGTCGAGGTTCGGACCGGGCGCGAGGCTGGAGGCCGGACGGAGGTCCTGGCGGGACTGTCTTCGGGGCAGCGGATCATCGCCTCGGGTCAGTTCCTAATCGACTCCGAAGCCAGCCTGGCCGGCTTGCAGGTCCAGCCACTTCCGGCGTCAGGACCTCCAGCGTCGCCGAGCGACATGAGCATGGCCAAGCCTATGACGCCGGCCAAGCCCGCGCTGGCCGAAGCTGTCGGCCGCGTCGAGCAGGTGACGAAGGACGGCGTCACCCTGTCCCACGGTCCCGTGCCAGCGATCGGCTGGCCGGCCATGACCATGACTTTCCGCGCCGACCCGATGCTGCTGAAGGGCTTGAAGGTCGGCGACCAGGTCAGCTTCGCCTTCGATCCGCCGCCGGCCGATCCCACCGTCCGGCGCATCGCCAAGATCGGCGGTGGTGCATGA
- a CDS encoding FimV family protein, which translates to MLLVFIALVAVLILVWMHRFEGVLALYHDGDGGDPHCIYLDNGAIRLEIIRRRAAWNFRVTPLLGSLQADQVVVATLRADGLGLRFVFDRRNGRLESTAKVREPLTFVAHVSITRGSTVSEFVVLFDGTEKDGALVRPADGARAA; encoded by the coding sequence GTGCTGTTGGTTTTCATCGCCCTAGTCGCGGTACTGATCTTGGTCTGGATGCACCGGTTCGAGGGGGTGCTGGCGCTCTACCACGACGGCGATGGCGGAGACCCCCATTGCATCTATCTCGACAATGGGGCCATTCGGCTGGAGATCATTCGCCGCCGGGCGGCCTGGAACTTCCGCGTAACCCCGCTCCTGGGAAGCCTCCAAGCCGACCAAGTCGTCGTCGCCACGCTGCGCGCCGACGGCCTTGGACTGAGGTTCGTTTTCGACCGACGGAACGGTCGGCTGGAGTCGACCGCCAAGGTCCGCGAGCCCCTAACGTTCGTGGCGCACGTGTCGATCACCCGCGGCTCCACGGTCAGCGAGTTCGTCGTCCTGTTTGACGGGACCGAGAAGGACGGCGCGCTCGTCAGGCCGGCTGATGGGGCTCGGGCCGCCTGA
- a CDS encoding acyltransferase has translation MYPADLKSLTGLRIVAAGWVLVYHFRNRLGLDLEQVGMIDKGYLGVDLFFILSGFILSHVYVRAWAEGRFPYSSFLWARLARLYPVHLLTLGATIMLWGLGRWAGARFEAAAFDPAAIPQHLLLVHAWWATPTVQWNFPSWSISAEWFAYLTFPAFALASLTLRRRPIVAVVLAATLFFSLDAIVQAYGGSLTRLTAHGGVLRIIPSFAMGVALHRLGSTRAPPTLVAHTGMGVAVVWIVVAATLGLADRWTWLGLAALIYCTAETAKAGRGGVLAGAADGLSGRGLLRRLHDPPTGRHRLFRAARSLRAAGRRLGVGGLGRCPGLLHVRLRCGLSWRGASRARLATPP, from the coding sequence ATGTATCCAGCTGACCTCAAATCCTTGACGGGCTTGCGCATCGTCGCGGCCGGATGGGTGCTCGTTTATCACTTCCGAAACCGGCTCGGCCTCGACCTCGAGCAGGTCGGCATGATCGACAAGGGCTACCTTGGGGTGGACCTGTTCTTCATCCTGTCGGGCTTCATCCTGTCCCACGTCTATGTGCGCGCCTGGGCGGAAGGTCGCTTCCCCTACAGCTCGTTTCTCTGGGCGCGCCTGGCGCGGCTCTATCCGGTCCACCTTCTGACTCTCGGCGCGACCATCATGCTGTGGGGGCTGGGGCGCTGGGCCGGCGCCCGGTTCGAGGCCGCGGCCTTCGATCCGGCCGCCATCCCCCAACATCTACTACTGGTCCACGCCTGGTGGGCGACGCCGACCGTGCAGTGGAATTTTCCCTCCTGGTCGATCTCGGCCGAGTGGTTCGCCTACCTGACTTTCCCCGCCTTCGCCCTGGCGTCGTTGACCCTGCGCCGACGTCCGATCGTGGCGGTCGTCCTGGCGGCAACCCTGTTCTTTTCGCTCGACGCCATCGTTCAGGCCTACGGCGGATCGCTGACCAGGCTGACCGCGCACGGCGGCGTGCTGCGGATCATCCCGTCCTTCGCCATGGGCGTGGCGCTCCATAGGCTCGGTTCGACCCGCGCGCCGCCCACGCTGGTGGCGCACACGGGCATGGGCGTCGCCGTGGTCTGGATCGTCGTGGCCGCGACGCTGGGCCTGGCCGATCGCTGGACCTGGCTGGGTCTGGCGGCGCTCATCTACTGCACCGCCGAGACGGCGAAGGCCGGGCGGGGCGGCGTCCTGGCCGGCGCCGCTGATGGTCTATCTGGGCGAGGTCTCCTACGCCGTCTACATGACCCACCTACCGGTCGACATCGCCTATTTCGAGCTGCTCGATCGCTTCGTGCGGCCGGTCGGCGGCTGGGCGTGGGTGGCCTGGGGCGGTGTCCTGGTCTTCTGCATGTTCGTCTCCGTTGCGGTCTATCATGGCGTGGAGCGTCCCGCGCGCGGCTGGCTACGCCGCCATGA
- a CDS encoding copper-binding protein translates to MKTLSLTLAALLATTSLAACGRKAEAPATPAAPAPAATPAPASNAMAGMDMAPADKMAKGVGVVKAIDKAAGTITLDHEAIPQAGWPAMTMGFKIAPALLDGVAIGDHVAFDLKLHDGAGEVTAISKR, encoded by the coding sequence ATGAAGACCCTGTCCCTGACCCTGGCCGCCCTGCTAGCGACGACCAGCCTGGCCGCCTGCGGCCGCAAGGCCGAAGCGCCCGCGACGCCCGCCGCTCCAGCTCCCGCCGCCACTCCTGCTCCAGCGAGCAACGCGATGGCCGGCATGGACATGGCTCCGGCCGACAAGATGGCCAAGGGCGTCGGCGTCGTGAAGGCGATCGACAAGGCCGCCGGCACGATCACCCTCGACCACGAAGCCATCCCCCAGGCCGGCTGGCCGGCCATGACCATGGGCTTCAAGATTGCGCCGGCCCTGCTGGACGGCGTCGCGATCGGCGATCATGTCGCCTTCGACCTGAAGCTCCATGACGGCGCGGGCGAGGTGACCGCGATCAGCAAGCGATAG
- a CDS encoding helix-turn-helix domain-containing protein, whose translation MAGQAIQIGELARRTGCNIETIRYYERIGLISAPLRRGRYRTYETRDVEQLSFVRRARELGFKLDEVRALLTLATDEAAACAEVRDLAAAHLHDVRARIADLRRMERVLADAVKACEAGQDPGCPLIQTLGAKAGGAGQDTISAAPWARP comes from the coding sequence ATGGCTGGCCAGGCAATTCAGATCGGCGAACTTGCTCGTCGTACTGGCTGCAACATCGAGACGATCCGCTACTACGAGCGGATCGGCTTGATTTCCGCGCCCCTGCGCCGAGGACGCTACCGGACCTATGAGACCCGGGACGTCGAGCAGCTGAGCTTCGTGCGTAGAGCGCGGGAGCTGGGGTTCAAGTTGGATGAAGTCCGCGCCTTGCTGACCTTGGCGACCGATGAAGCCGCCGCCTGCGCCGAAGTTCGCGATCTGGCGGCGGCCCACCTTCATGACGTGCGTGCCCGGATCGCCGACCTTCGGCGGATGGAACGGGTCTTGGCGGACGCTGTGAAAGCGTGCGAGGCCGGGCAAGATCCAGGATGCCCGCTGATCCAGACGCTTGGCGCGAAGGCCGGCGGCGCGGGGCAAGACACGATCTCCGCCGCGCCATGGGCGAGACCCTGA
- a CDS encoding DUF2933 domain-containing protein produces MDVQHQKLRRRGTIVLVGFLLIAGFFLTTEHAAHVLGVLPYLLLLACPLMHLFMHHGHGAHQHGREDAPGRIPADAPANPNEPVERQRR; encoded by the coding sequence ATGGATGTTCAACACCAAAAGCTGCGTCGGCGCGGAACGATCGTCCTGGTCGGGTTCCTGCTGATCGCCGGCTTCTTCCTGACCACCGAGCACGCCGCGCATGTGCTCGGCGTCTTGCCCTATCTGCTCCTACTGGCCTGTCCGCTGATGCACCTGTTCATGCACCATGGCCATGGCGCCCATCAGCACGGGCGAGAGGACGCGCCCGGCCGCATCCCGGCGGACGCGCCGGCCAATCCCAACGAACCGGTCGAGAGGCAGCGGCGATGA
- a CDS encoding GDCCVxC domain-containing (seleno)protein: MSDVQIKPQSTLTCPQCGHKATETMPTDACQYFYDCRGCGAVLKPKPGDCCVYCSYGDVPCPPIQKNCSACCG; this comes from the coding sequence ATGAGCGATGTCCAGATCAAACCTCAGTCGACCCTGACCTGTCCGCAATGCGGCCACAAGGCCACCGAGACCATGCCTACCGACGCCTGTCAGTATTTCTACGACTGCCGAGGCTGTGGCGCGGTGCTGAAGCCCAAGCCGGGCGACTGCTGCGTCTACTGCTCCTACGGCGACGTTCCGTGCCCACCGATTCAGAAAAATTGCAGCGCGTGTTGCGGGTGA